The Nitrogeniibacter aestuarii genome has a window encoding:
- a CDS encoding bifunctional diguanylate cyclase/phosphodiesterase → MSLIKQLWLATLVLMLAAFGCSFVISTLSARNYLEQELSFKNRDNANVLALAMTQMPKDAATVELLVAAQFDNAHYDLIRLTDPTGEKVILERSTSDAEGKRQLGIRDDLQTVPAWFKHMVTLHPDAGVAFINDGWQAFGTLTVRSDTGFAYESLWRGSTNLLGSFAIGALVVCALGSLVLRWMLKPLDIVVEQAEAIGERRFISSPAPSTPEFAAVVNAMNILSERVRAILDGESARLDQLRRQAQHDAVSGLSNREHFMAQVSATLDNDDAPAEGALAIVRVEHLIQINEALGRKTADEVLRKLSNALERVAGDDGQMILGRLNGTDFALLSPDEPDPEALGLRISEQLDVSVRSSLPVEHAVLPVGIACYRRGAPLPQLLAHADVALNRSKENDGQTPHIERVDTTIRPATDLSSWRGLISEALALGRFSLVQFPVMRSDGGLLHHELPMRMHHPDNTSVLTAGDVIPWATRCGLLPQIDELVVDKALSLAESAEIDVCINLSVESMCHPGTVIRLLDKLKAQPDSARRLWIDLPENAAFRHAEAFRRLCGALKPLGCRIGLEHVSQQVCRIGELHDVGLDYLKISASVVREIDHHPGNQTFLRGLVSIGHTMGMQVIAEGVSRPEEKSLLTELGFDAMTGPGVR, encoded by the coding sequence ATGTCCCTGATCAAACAACTCTGGCTCGCCACTCTAGTGCTCATGCTCGCGGCCTTCGGCTGCAGCTTCGTGATCAGCACCTTGTCTGCACGCAATTATCTGGAGCAGGAACTGAGCTTCAAGAACCGCGACAACGCGAACGTGCTGGCACTGGCCATGACCCAAATGCCGAAAGACGCGGCCACCGTTGAACTGCTGGTGGCCGCACAGTTCGACAACGCGCATTACGATCTGATCCGCTTGACCGACCCGACGGGCGAGAAGGTCATTCTGGAACGCTCAACGAGCGATGCCGAAGGCAAACGCCAACTGGGCATCCGTGACGATCTTCAAACCGTGCCAGCGTGGTTCAAGCACATGGTCACACTCCACCCGGATGCCGGCGTCGCCTTCATCAACGATGGCTGGCAGGCCTTCGGTACTTTGACGGTGCGCAGCGACACCGGTTTTGCTTACGAGAGCCTGTGGCGCGGCTCCACGAATTTATTGGGCAGCTTCGCCATCGGCGCGCTCGTTGTCTGCGCCCTCGGCAGTCTGGTCCTGCGCTGGATGCTGAAACCGCTCGATATCGTTGTCGAACAGGCGGAGGCGATTGGCGAGCGTCGCTTCATTTCGAGCCCCGCGCCTTCGACGCCGGAGTTCGCCGCCGTGGTCAATGCCATGAACATCCTGAGCGAACGGGTCCGCGCCATTCTCGACGGAGAGTCGGCGCGTCTGGACCAATTGCGCCGGCAGGCACAGCACGACGCGGTCAGCGGCCTGTCCAATCGCGAACATTTCATGGCGCAGGTGTCCGCCACGCTGGACAACGACGACGCCCCGGCCGAAGGTGCGTTGGCGATCGTGCGTGTTGAACATCTCATCCAGATCAACGAGGCCCTGGGTCGCAAGACGGCCGACGAGGTGCTGCGCAAGCTTTCCAATGCGCTTGAGCGCGTTGCAGGCGACGATGGTCAGATGATTCTGGGCCGACTCAATGGCACCGACTTCGCGCTCTTGAGCCCCGACGAGCCGGATCCCGAGGCACTCGGTCTGCGCATCTCGGAACAACTCGATGTCAGCGTGCGCTCAAGCCTGCCGGTCGAACACGCCGTTCTGCCGGTGGGCATCGCCTGCTATCGTCGCGGCGCGCCGCTGCCGCAACTGCTGGCCCACGCCGATGTGGCGCTTAACCGCTCGAAAGAAAATGACGGGCAGACACCGCACATCGAGCGCGTAGACACCACGATCCGACCCGCCACGGATCTGTCGAGCTGGCGTGGCCTGATCAGCGAAGCGCTGGCACTCGGCCGATTCAGTCTGGTTCAGTTCCCGGTCATGCGCAGCGACGGCGGATTGCTGCACCACGAATTGCCGATGCGCATGCACCATCCCGACAACACCAGCGTCCTGACCGCAGGCGATGTCATTCCCTGGGCGACCCGTTGCGGCCTGTTGCCTCAGATCGACGAGCTGGTGGTCGATAAAGCGCTGAGTCTGGCCGAATCGGCCGAAATCGACGTCTGTATCAATCTGTCGGTGGAGTCCATGTGCCATCCGGGCACCGTCATTCGTCTGCTCGACAAGCTCAAGGCACAACCCGATTCGGCGCGCAGACTATGGATCGATCTACCCGAGAATGCCGCCTTCCGTCATGCCGAAGCCTTCCGCCGCCTGTGCGGTGCGCTCAAACCCCTGGGCTGCCGGATTGGCCTCGAGCATGTGAGCCAGCAGGTCTGCCGGATCGGGGAGCTCCATGATGTGGGCCTCGACTATCTGAAGATCAGCGCCAGCGTCGTGCGTGAAATCGACCACCATCCGGGCAACCAGACCTTCCTGCGCGGACTGGTCTCCATCGGTCACACCATGGGCATGCAGGTGATTGCCGAGGGCGTCAGTCGCCCGGAGGAAAAGAGCTTGCTGACCGAGCTGGGCTTCGATGCCATGACCGGGCCCGGCGTTCGCTGA
- the groES gene encoding co-chaperone GroES, which yields MKIRPLHDRVIVKRVEAERTTASGIVIPDSAGEKPDQGEVIAVGNGKIMDNGEVRPMAVKAGDRVLFGKYAGQGVKVDGEELLVMREEDIMGVVEG from the coding sequence ATGAAAATTCGTCCTTTGCATGATCGCGTGATCGTCAAGCGTGTTGAAGCCGAGCGCACCACGGCCAGTGGCATCGTGATCCCGGATTCCGCCGGCGAGAAGCCTGATCAGGGCGAAGTGATCGCTGTCGGCAACGGCAAGATCATGGACAACGGTGAAGTGCGTCCGATGGCCGTCAAGGCCGGTGACCGCGTGCTGTTCGGCAAGTATGCCGGCCAGGGCGTCAAGGTCGATGGCGAAGAGCTGCTCGTCATGCGCGAAGAAGACATCATGGGTGTTGTCGAGGGCTGA
- the fumC gene encoding class II fumarate hydratase encodes MADSRTEYDSLGAVEVPREALWGAQTERARHHFDIGDQRMPMAVMHALARVKAAAAQTNAAFGRLDERTADAIVEAAQEVLDLRHEHQFPLAVWQTGSGTQSHMNMNEVLANRASELLGGERGASRQVHPNDQVNLGQSSNDVFPTAMHVAAAMEVREALLPAARQLTLALSAKASAFAGIVKIGRTHLQDATPLTLGQEFSGYVAQLNLAVGAVESAMPAVLSLAIGGTAVGTGLNTVEGFGEAVADRLAKATGLEFVAAPNRFAALAGHEALVTLHGALKTLATTLNKIANDVRWLASGPRCGIGELSLPANEPGSSIMPGKVNPTQCEAMTMICARVMGNDVTVGIAGASGNFELNVFKPVIAHAVIESIRLLADGMRSFTVHCVEGIEANTGRIESLMEQSLMLVTALTPRIGYDAAAAIAKQAHAEGLSLREAAVASGQVSETDYDAWVDPSAMVAPTSR; translated from the coding sequence ATGGCGGACTCGCGAACCGAATACGACTCGCTGGGGGCTGTCGAGGTGCCACGCGAGGCGCTGTGGGGGGCGCAGACCGAGCGGGCGCGACACCATTTCGATATTGGTGACCAGCGCATGCCCATGGCAGTCATGCATGCCCTGGCGCGGGTGAAGGCTGCGGCGGCCCAGACCAATGCGGCATTCGGGCGACTCGACGAGCGCACTGCGGATGCGATTGTCGAGGCGGCGCAGGAAGTGCTCGACCTGCGACATGAACACCAGTTTCCGCTCGCCGTCTGGCAGACGGGCTCAGGCACGCAGTCGCACATGAACATGAATGAGGTGCTCGCCAATCGTGCGTCGGAACTGCTCGGTGGCGAGCGGGGGGCGTCGCGCCAGGTGCATCCGAACGATCAGGTCAATCTCGGGCAGTCGTCCAATGACGTTTTCCCGACGGCCATGCATGTTGCCGCGGCGATGGAGGTTCGTGAGGCACTGTTGCCTGCCGCCCGGCAATTGACGCTGGCGCTGTCAGCGAAAGCCTCTGCTTTTGCCGGTATCGTCAAGATCGGCCGTACCCATCTTCAGGACGCCACGCCGCTGACCCTGGGGCAGGAGTTTTCCGGTTACGTGGCCCAGCTCAACCTGGCGGTGGGGGCCGTCGAGTCTGCCATGCCGGCCGTTCTGTCCCTGGCGATCGGCGGAACGGCCGTCGGTACCGGGTTGAATACGGTGGAAGGTTTCGGTGAGGCGGTGGCCGATCGGCTGGCCAAGGCCACCGGTCTCGAATTCGTCGCAGCGCCCAACCGGTTTGCTGCGCTTGCTGGACATGAAGCCCTGGTGACACTGCATGGCGCGCTCAAGACCCTGGCTACCACGCTTAACAAGATTGCCAATGACGTGCGCTGGCTCGCCAGTGGTCCGCGTTGCGGCATTGGGGAACTGAGCCTGCCCGCCAATGAGCCGGGCAGCTCGATCATGCCGGGCAAGGTCAATCCCACCCAGTGTGAGGCCATGACCATGATCTGCGCTCGGGTCATGGGCAACGACGTGACGGTAGGCATCGCGGGCGCGAGCGGCAATTTCGAACTCAACGTGTTCAAGCCTGTGATCGCTCACGCAGTGATTGAGTCGATCCGCCTCCTTGCCGACGGAATGCGCAGTTTCACGGTGCATTGTGTCGAAGGAATCGAAGCCAACACCGGGCGTATCGAGTCGTTGATGGAACAGTCGCTCATGCTGGTGACGGCGCTGACGCCACGCATTGGTTATGACGCGGCCGCCGCCATTGCCAAGCAAGCCCATGCTGAGGGCCTGAGCTTGCGCGAGGCGGCGGTGGCCAGCGGTCAGGTCAGTGAAACCGATTACGATGCCTGGGTTGATCCTTCGGCCATGGTGGCGCCCACGTCGAGGTAG
- a CDS encoding transglutaminase-like cysteine peptidase: MISSSSRCHPDFFWRALRRRLFAAGVFFIALVSSANSTLDRVEATALSRYGDTVAERVRQWRSALNTANEQSERDQLRDINQFFNRNIQFSDDPVVWRSKDYWATPLETFSKGAGDCEDFVIAKYLSLRLLGIPDSKLRLIYVRARIGGPNSSLTQAHMVLGYYETPTAEPLVLDNLLGDIQPASRRTDLSPIFSFNSSGLWVQGASRPSASSTERLSRWRDLVARLTEEGFEP; this comes from the coding sequence GTGATTTCTTCGTCATCACGATGTCATCCTGACTTCTTTTGGCGAGCACTACGCCGGCGTTTATTTGCAGCCGGCGTTTTCTTCATTGCACTGGTTTCTTCCGCGAACTCCACCCTGGATCGTGTCGAAGCCACCGCCCTCTCCCGCTACGGCGACACCGTCGCCGAGCGTGTTCGCCAGTGGCGCAGTGCTCTGAATACGGCGAACGAGCAGTCCGAGCGCGATCAGTTGCGCGACATCAACCAGTTTTTCAATCGCAACATCCAGTTCAGTGACGATCCGGTTGTCTGGCGCTCGAAAGACTACTGGGCAACGCCGCTTGAAACATTCTCCAAAGGTGCGGGTGATTGCGAGGACTTCGTGATCGCCAAATACCTTTCCCTGAGGCTGCTGGGCATCCCTGACAGCAAGCTACGCCTCATCTATGTCCGGGCGCGCATCGGCGGGCCCAACAGTTCTCTGACTCAGGCCCATATGGTGCTGGGATATTACGAAACGCCGACCGCAGAACCACTTGTACTGGATAATCTGCTCGGAGACATTCAACCCGCATCGCGTCGTACCGACCTGTCGCCGATCTTCAGTTTCAACAGCAGCGGCCTCTGGGTCCAGGGCGCAAGCCGACCGAGCGCCAGTTCCACAGAGCGCCTGTCACGCTGGCGCGATCTGGTCGCACGACTGACCGAGGAAGGGTTTGAACCATGA
- a CDS encoding peptidase U32 family protein: protein MRTRITQQKNIVRTPELLAPAGSLAMLKTAFDFGATAVYAGQPRYSLRVRNNDFGDFPVLAEGIEHAHRLGHRFYLVSNIYPHGAKLKTYIEDMAPVIELKPDALIMSDPGLILMVRETWPDVEVHLSVQSNTVNAAAVRFWQQAGVKRVILSRELSLDQIAEIRQACPDMELEVFVHGALCIAYSGRCLLSGYFNHRDANQGTCTNACRWDFKVNKAQEDATGDVYLIEEPDGKRAGEQMPIEEDEHGTYILNSKDLRAIEHVHRLAEIGIDSLKIEGRTKSPYYVARTCQSYRQAIDDAVAGRPLDPALLGQLEGLANRGYTDGFYQRHTPHETQNYLRGHSLSGRSQYVGDIVSWDADRQMVEIVVKNRFELGDTIEIIQPAGNHDHRIAVMENAKREPVEAAPGSGHRVWLPLPESTVGAYVARYLDVGATMAEGSTQAS from the coding sequence ATGCGCACTCGAATCACCCAACAGAAGAACATCGTGCGCACCCCAGAACTTCTCGCTCCGGCCGGCTCCCTGGCCATGCTCAAGACCGCATTCGATTTCGGCGCGACCGCCGTCTATGCCGGTCAGCCCCGCTACTCGCTGCGCGTGCGCAACAACGACTTCGGTGATTTTCCGGTTCTGGCCGAGGGCATCGAACACGCCCACCGTCTTGGCCACCGCTTCTATCTGGTCTCCAACATCTACCCGCACGGGGCGAAACTGAAGACCTATATCGAAGACATGGCACCGGTCATCGAGCTCAAGCCCGATGCGCTGATCATGTCCGACCCGGGTCTGATTCTCATGGTGCGCGAGACCTGGCCTGACGTGGAAGTGCATCTGTCGGTGCAATCCAACACCGTCAATGCCGCTGCCGTGCGCTTCTGGCAGCAGGCCGGCGTGAAGCGGGTGATTCTCTCGCGCGAGCTGTCGCTCGACCAGATCGCCGAAATCCGACAGGCCTGCCCGGACATGGAACTCGAAGTGTTCGTGCACGGTGCGCTGTGCATCGCCTATTCCGGTCGCTGCCTGCTGTCGGGTTACTTCAATCACCGCGACGCCAACCAGGGCACCTGCACCAATGCCTGCCGCTGGGACTTCAAGGTCAACAAGGCTCAGGAAGATGCCACCGGTGACGTCTATCTGATCGAGGAGCCCGACGGCAAGCGTGCCGGCGAGCAGATGCCCATCGAGGAAGACGAACACGGCACCTACATCCTCAATTCGAAGGATCTTCGCGCCATCGAGCATGTGCACCGTCTGGCCGAGATCGGCATCGATTCGCTCAAGATCGAAGGCCGCACCAAGAGCCCGTACTATGTGGCTCGCACCTGCCAGTCCTACCGTCAGGCCATTGATGATGCCGTGGCCGGTCGCCCGCTCGACCCAGCCCTCCTCGGCCAGCTCGAAGGCCTGGCAAACCGGGGCTACACCGACGGCTTCTACCAGCGCCACACACCGCACGAAACTCAGAACTATCTGCGCGGCCATTCCCTGTCGGGCCGCAGTCAGTATGTGGGCGACATCGTGTCCTGGGATGCCGACCGCCAGATGGTTGAGATCGTGGTCAAGAACCGCTTCGAGCTGGGTGACACCATCGAGATCATTCAACCGGCCGGCAATCATGATCACCGGATTGCGGTCATGGAAAACGCCAAGCGCGAGCCCGTCGAGGCTGCGCCGGGCAGTGGCCACCGGGTGTGGCTACCCCTGCCCGAATCGACGGTGGGCGCCTACGTGGCGCGCTACCTCGACGTGGGCGCCACCATGGCCGAAGGATCAACCCAGGCATCGTAA
- a CDS encoding TolC family outer membrane protein yields MRKIARVVTVALAVVAASAPTFAEPAANLREAIQKAVVSNPEVQAAWHAYLAAEQERNVAEGGYYPRVDLTAGIGRERQTDPGQADRNYSRRGATLSLNQMVYDGFATQSEVSRLDHAKLTRYFELLDASEQTALETARAYADVQRYRELVTLARENYDQHKSVFDQIEERVRAGVGRRVDFEQAAGRLALAESNLLTEASNLHDVSARYLRVVGELPADTLAPLDRLTSNIPADVAEALRLAYTANPAFQAAIENMRAAREEARGKKSAFHPTVDLRARQGVDWNTDGAAGRHSDRVIELVLNYNLFNGGSDRATVNQFAERLNLAKDLRDKSCRDMRQTLSIAYNDVGRIAEQLTYLNQHQLSIGKAREAYRRQFDIGQRTLLDLLDTENEYFQARRAYVNAAFDEVTAHARALAGMGKLLTSVEVAREDLPALSDISDEREAVDPGAACPVLAPAPSAVLKTTMAAVKAEPVTTETPAAAVDGTVVALQTATSNWAKAWESKDYPRYRDFYGEAFRPEGGESLAAWERVRQQRLGKAGPISIEVADVQVQKLGADTAATVFRQTYRSNDYQDVVTKRLEWVRTGGRWQIVREVAQ; encoded by the coding sequence ATGAGAAAAATTGCCCGAGTCGTGACTGTCGCACTGGCCGTTGTTGCCGCATCAGCGCCGACCTTCGCCGAGCCCGCCGCCAATCTTCGTGAGGCCATCCAGAAAGCCGTTGTGTCGAATCCTGAAGTGCAGGCTGCATGGCATGCTTACCTGGCGGCCGAGCAGGAGCGCAATGTGGCCGAAGGCGGCTACTACCCCCGTGTGGACCTGACTGCAGGCATTGGCCGGGAGCGTCAGACCGATCCGGGCCAGGCCGACCGTAACTACAGCCGCCGCGGCGCGACACTTTCGCTGAACCAGATGGTCTATGACGGCTTTGCGACGCAAAGCGAGGTCTCGCGTCTCGATCACGCCAAACTGACCCGCTATTTCGAACTGCTCGATGCATCCGAGCAGACGGCGCTCGAAACCGCGCGTGCCTACGCCGACGTCCAGCGATATCGTGAGCTGGTCACGCTGGCGCGGGAAAACTACGATCAGCACAAGAGCGTGTTCGATCAGATCGAAGAGCGGGTGAGAGCCGGCGTCGGTCGCCGCGTGGATTTCGAGCAGGCCGCCGGGCGTCTGGCGCTGGCCGAGTCCAACCTGCTGACCGAAGCCTCCAATCTGCATGACGTGAGTGCCCGCTACCTGCGCGTCGTCGGTGAGCTGCCCGCAGACACCCTGGCGCCACTGGACAGGCTCACCAGCAACATCCCTGCAGACGTGGCCGAGGCGCTGCGCCTGGCTTACACCGCCAACCCGGCCTTTCAGGCCGCGATCGAGAACATGAGAGCCGCCCGCGAAGAGGCGCGCGGCAAGAAATCCGCGTTCCATCCGACCGTGGATCTGCGCGCGCGTCAGGGAGTGGACTGGAATACCGATGGCGCGGCAGGGCGTCATTCCGATCGCGTGATCGAGCTGGTGCTGAATTACAACCTGTTCAACGGCGGCTCGGATCGTGCCACCGTCAATCAGTTTGCCGAGCGGCTGAATCTGGCCAAGGACCTCCGTGACAAGTCGTGCCGCGACATGCGCCAGACACTGTCGATTGCCTACAACGACGTGGGCCGGATTGCCGAGCAACTCACCTACCTGAACCAGCATCAACTGTCGATCGGCAAGGCTCGCGAGGCCTACCGTCGTCAGTTCGACATCGGCCAGCGGACGCTGCTCGATTTGTTGGACACTGAAAACGAATACTTCCAGGCGCGTCGCGCTTACGTGAACGCTGCCTTCGACGAGGTGACGGCGCATGCGCGGGCGCTGGCCGGCATGGGCAAACTGCTCACCTCGGTGGAGGTGGCGCGCGAAGACCTGCCGGCCCTCAGTGACATCAGTGACGAGCGCGAAGCGGTCGATCCGGGCGCGGCCTGTCCTGTCCTGGCACCGGCACCCAGCGCAGTACTCAAGACCACGATGGCCGCGGTCAAGGCTGAGCCCGTGACCACCGAGACGCCGGCAGCCGCCGTGGATGGCACCGTGGTTGCCTTGCAGACGGCCACCTCGAACTGGGCCAAGGCGTGGGAAAGCAAGGACTATCCGCGTTACCGCGACTTCTATGGCGAAGCCTTCCGTCCCGAGGGGGGTGAGTCGCTCGCGGCCTGGGAACGCGTGCGCCAGCAACGCCTGGGTAAAGCCGGGCCGATCAGCATCGAAGTGGCGGATGTTCAGGTGCAGAAACTGGGCGCTGATACTGCGGCGACAGTGTTCCGTCAGACATATCGCTCCAATGACTATCAGGATGTGGTGACCAAGCGTCTGGAATGGGTGCGTACCGGTGGTCGTTGGCAGATCGTGAGGGAAGTGGCGCAATAA
- the groL gene encoding chaperonin GroEL (60 kDa chaperone family; promotes refolding of misfolded polypeptides especially under stressful conditions; forms two stacked rings of heptamers to form a barrel-shaped 14mer; ends can be capped by GroES; misfolded proteins enter the barrel where they are refolded when GroES binds): MAAKEVKFGDSARARMVEGVNILANAVKVTLGPKGRNVVLERSFGAPTVTKDGVSVAKEIELKDKFENMGAQMVKEVASKTSDIAGDGTTTATVLAQAIVREGMKFVAAGMNPMDLKRGIDKAVAATIEQLKDLSKPCSTTKEIAQVGSISANSDTDIGEIIANAMEKVGKEGVITVEDGKSLQNELDVVEGMQFDRGYLSPYFINNPEKQVAELDDPFILLFDKKVSNIRDLLPVLEQVAKSSRPLLIIAEDVEGEALATLVVNNMRGILKTCAVKAPGFGDRRKAMLEDIAILTGGTVISEEVGLSLEKASLEDLGQAKRIEIGKENTIIIDGAGNTSDIEGRVKQIRVQIEEATSDYDREKLQERVAKLAGGVAVIKVGAATEVEMKEKKARVEDALHATRAAVEEGIVAGGGVALLRARANLEGLKGDNHDQDAGVKIVLRAMEEPLRQIVSNAGDEPSVVVNKVSEGNGNFGYNAGTGEYGDLVEMGVLDPTKVTRTALQNAASVASLMLTTDCMVGELPEDKPGMPDMGGMGGMGGMGGMGMGM; encoded by the coding sequence ATGGCTGCAAAAGAAGTCAAGTTTGGTGATTCCGCCCGTGCCCGCATGGTCGAGGGCGTGAACATCCTCGCCAACGCCGTCAAGGTGACCCTGGGCCCGAAAGGCCGCAACGTGGTGCTCGAGCGTTCCTTCGGCGCCCCGACCGTGACCAAGGACGGTGTGTCCGTCGCCAAGGAAATCGAACTGAAAGACAAGTTCGAGAACATGGGCGCCCAGATGGTCAAGGAAGTCGCTTCCAAGACCTCCGACATCGCCGGTGACGGCACCACCACGGCCACCGTGCTGGCCCAGGCCATCGTTCGCGAAGGCATGAAGTTCGTGGCCGCCGGCATGAACCCGATGGACCTGAAGCGCGGTATCGACAAGGCGGTTGCCGCCACCATCGAGCAGCTCAAGGACCTGTCCAAGCCGTGCTCCACCACCAAGGAAATCGCTCAGGTCGGTTCCATCTCCGCCAACTCCGACACCGACATCGGCGAAATCATTGCCAATGCCATGGAAAAAGTCGGCAAGGAAGGCGTGATCACCGTTGAAGACGGCAAGAGCCTGCAGAACGAGCTGGACGTCGTGGAAGGCATGCAGTTCGACCGCGGTTACCTGTCTCCGTACTTCATCAACAACCCGGAAAAGCAGGTTGCTGAACTGGACGATCCGTTCATCCTGCTGTTCGACAAGAAAGTCTCCAACATCCGAGATCTGCTGCCGGTGCTCGAGCAAGTGGCCAAGTCCAGCCGTCCGCTGCTGATCATCGCTGAAGACGTCGAGGGCGAAGCCCTGGCGACCCTGGTGGTGAACAACATGCGCGGCATCCTGAAGACCTGCGCCGTCAAGGCCCCGGGTTTTGGCGACCGTCGCAAGGCCATGCTCGAAGACATCGCCATCCTGACCGGCGGTACCGTGATCTCCGAAGAAGTGGGTCTGTCCCTCGAGAAGGCCTCCCTGGAAGATCTGGGCCAGGCCAAGCGCATCGAGATCGGCAAGGAAAACACCATCATCATCGACGGTGCCGGTAACACCAGCGACATCGAAGGTCGCGTCAAGCAGATCCGTGTCCAGATCGAGGAAGCCACCTCCGACTACGACCGCGAGAAGCTGCAGGAACGTGTGGCCAAGCTGGCGGGCGGCGTGGCCGTCATCAAGGTTGGCGCCGCGACCGAAGTCGAGATGAAAGAGAAGAAGGCCCGTGTGGAAGATGCGCTGCATGCAACCCGCGCAGCCGTCGAAGAAGGCATCGTGGCCGGTGGTGGCGTTGCGCTGCTGCGCGCTCGTGCCAACCTCGAAGGTCTGAAGGGCGACAACCACGACCAGGACGCCGGTGTGAAGATCGTGCTGCGCGCGATGGAAGAGCCGCTGCGTCAGATCGTGTCCAACGCCGGTGACGAGCCGTCCGTGGTGGTCAACAAGGTCTCCGAAGGTAACGGTAACTTCGGTTACAACGCCGGTACCGGTGAGTACGGTGATCTGGTCGAGATGGGTGTTCTGGACCCGACCAAGGTGACCCGCACCGCACTGCAGAATGCTGCTTCCGTGGCTTCCCTGATGCTCACCACCGACTGCATGGTCGGCGAGCTGCCGGAAGACAAGCCGGGCATGCCCGACATGGGCGGTATGGGCGGTATGGGTGGCATGGGCGGCATGGGCATGGGTATGTAA
- a CDS encoding response regulator, protein MRILLAEDDPVIADGLVRALKRAGYAMDHVATGTEADAALASQIYDLVILDLGLPKLPGIEVLKRLRGRKSAMPVLILTAQDGVDDRVRGLDAGADDYLTKPFALPELEARVRALTRRGTGQPRCIELGQLSYDQADRVVKIGGQVVEFSAREIGLLEIFILRAGRLVSKDQLVDHLCGWGEEVSNNAIEVYVHRLRKKLESSGVRIVTVRGLGYCLEKPEGEAKGG, encoded by the coding sequence ATGCGGATATTGCTAGCCGAGGATGATCCCGTCATTGCCGACGGCCTCGTGCGAGCGTTGAAGCGCGCCGGATATGCCATGGATCATGTGGCCACCGGGACCGAGGCTGACGCCGCGCTGGCGAGTCAGATCTATGATTTGGTGATTCTCGATCTGGGCTTGCCGAAACTGCCCGGGATCGAGGTGCTCAAACGTCTCAGGGGCCGAAAATCGGCCATGCCGGTCCTCATCCTGACGGCGCAGGACGGTGTCGACGATCGTGTGCGCGGTCTGGATGCCGGGGCTGATGATTACCTGACCAAACCCTTCGCCTTACCCGAACTGGAAGCGCGTGTTCGGGCGCTGACCCGGCGTGGCACGGGCCAGCCGCGCTGTATCGAACTTGGACAGCTGAGCTACGATCAGGCGGACCGTGTGGTCAAGATCGGTGGGCAGGTGGTCGAATTCTCGGCCCGCGAAATCGGGCTGCTGGAGATCTTCATCTTGCGTGCAGGGCGGCTGGTCAGCAAGGATCAGTTGGTGGACCATCTGTGCGGGTGGGGCGAAGAAGTCTCGAACAATGCCATCGAGGTGTACGTGCATCGCCTGCGCAAGAAACTCGAGTCCAGTGGTGTGCGCATCGTGACCGTGCGTGGCTTGGGCTACTGTCTGGAAAAGCCCGAAGGTGAAGCCAAGGGTGGCTGA